One part of the Bacillus sp. FJAT-45350 genome encodes these proteins:
- the hpaB gene encoding 4-hydroxyphenylacetate 3-monooxygenase, oxygenase component, translated as MPARTGAQFLEGLRNDNREIWLNGERIKDVTNHPEFEGAAHSIARLYDLQHENADIMLTESPITGDKVGTSFMIPRSKEDLKRIQQTAKIWAESSAGIMGRSPDYLNVTFACYASRLDVWRRNGNEQGAKNLENYFNYIRENDLCLTHSIINPQVDRSIPEVQQGEGDVALHKVGETEDSIIVRGARMLATLAPFSDELTVYPSAGGKGIRPEDKKYALCFALPMETPGLKFLCRDSYSKQRDKFDYPLSSRFDEMDAVVIFDDVHIPKERVFLDGDTELYRDLTDATNWRAYIVFQAMTRALTKLEFIFGLGHKIADMNGVNKFDHVQEKLGEIWTMMEMTRSGLVAAIEGSSTVLDGIYVPDEKPLIALRGLMPKWIPRAMELIRLIGGGGFMLTPSKADMEGPLREYIDKYYQARNAPAEEKIRLFRLAWDFIGSDMGSRGELYERFYLLDSYRMTAIAYLMANKDKETALVDKFLEEMALQDVELFK; from the coding sequence ATGCCAGCACGTACTGGAGCGCAGTTTTTAGAAGGATTAAGAAATGATAACAGGGAAATTTGGTTGAATGGTGAAAGAATTAAAGATGTTACGAATCATCCAGAATTCGAAGGGGCTGCCCATTCAATTGCTCGATTATATGATTTGCAGCATGAGAACGCTGATATCATGTTAACTGAATCACCGATAACTGGTGATAAAGTTGGAACTTCATTCATGATTCCGAGAAGTAAAGAAGATTTAAAACGAATCCAACAAACAGCAAAAATCTGGGCAGAGTCTTCAGCTGGTATTATGGGAAGAAGCCCTGACTACTTAAATGTAACATTTGCTTGCTATGCTAGTAGACTTGATGTGTGGAGAAGAAATGGCAATGAGCAAGGAGCAAAAAATTTAGAAAACTACTTTAACTATATAAGAGAAAATGATCTATGTTTAACTCATTCAATTATCAATCCTCAAGTGGACCGTTCAATACCAGAGGTTCAGCAAGGTGAAGGGGATGTGGCACTTCATAAGGTTGGTGAAACTGAGGATTCAATTATCGTTCGCGGTGCACGAATGTTAGCGACATTAGCTCCATTTTCAGATGAATTAACGGTTTACCCATCTGCTGGTGGAAAAGGTATACGTCCTGAGGATAAAAAATATGCCCTTTGCTTTGCCTTGCCAATGGAGACACCTGGGCTTAAATTTTTATGTCGTGACTCATATAGTAAACAACGTGATAAATTTGACTATCCACTATCAAGTCGTTTTGATGAGATGGATGCAGTTGTTATCTTTGATGATGTTCATATTCCGAAAGAAAGAGTATTCTTAGATGGGGATACTGAATTATATCGTGATCTAACAGATGCGACAAATTGGAGAGCGTATATTGTATTCCAAGCGATGACAAGAGCCCTAACAAAGCTTGAGTTCATTTTTGGACTTGGTCATAAAATTGCCGATATGAATGGTGTTAATAAGTTTGACCATGTTCAAGAGAAGCTTGGTGAAATTTGGACGATGATGGAAATGACTCGTTCTGGATTAGTTGCTGCTATAGAAGGATCATCGACTGTTCTTGATGGAATTTATGTACCAGATGAAAAACCACTAATAGCTTTGCGTGGCTTAATGCCTAAATGGATTCCTCGAGCTATGGAATTGATTCGTCTAATTGGTGGAGGTGGATTCATGCTTACGCCAAGTAAGGCTGATATGGAAGGGCCATTACGTGAGTATATTGATAAATATTACCAAGCTCGTAATGCACCAGCAGAAGAAAAGATCCGTCTATTCCGTCTAGCGTGGGATTTCATTGGTTCAGATATGGGGAGCCGCGGTGAGCTTTATGAGCGCTTCTACCTATTAGACTCTTATAGAATGACAGCGATTGCTTATCTAATGGCAAATAAAGATAAGGAAACGGCATTAGTTGATAAATTCTTAGAGGAAATGGCTTTACAAGATGTAGAGCTTTTTAAATAA
- a CDS encoding spore germination protein: MKKKQIEHPVSPTLDENIAFLKKELGVDKSFDMIQLDLEYAERKMALFLVDGFGKDEALTQIQRELMQLKAEDLGVDPLKKLVKSKIPYIEIDTNDDLDQVVDEVLAGPAALVVEGLEEVILIDTRTYPVRGPEEPDTEQVIRGAKDGFVETLVENAALTRRRIRDRTFRIEYLRVGRRSKTDICLSYIEDIADPKIIEELRTSIESIDTDGLPMGDKTIEEFIFGQNLNPYPLVRYTERPDVAASHLFEGHVIIMVDGSPSVMITPTTFWHHLQHAEEYRQKPIIGASFRMVRFIAVWASIFLMPLWYLLAVNEWMLPVGLDYIGLAEEGRVPLYAQFLIAEVGIEMLRMAAIHTPNALATALGLVAAILIGEVAINVGLFSPEVVLYLAAAAIGSFATPSYEMSLANRFIRVLLLIATAIFSLGGFVIGTTVYIIYLARMKVFETPYLWPFLPFSYRPFRDVLFRAAMPLKNRRPSAIHPTDPDR, from the coding sequence ATGAAGAAAAAACAAATTGAGCATCCTGTCTCACCTACACTTGATGAAAATATAGCCTTTTTGAAAAAAGAGCTTGGTGTTGACAAAAGCTTCGATATGATTCAGCTGGATTTAGAATATGCTGAACGAAAAATGGCATTATTTCTGGTAGATGGATTTGGGAAAGATGAGGCGTTAACTCAAATTCAAAGAGAGCTTATGCAGCTGAAAGCAGAGGATTTGGGTGTTGATCCGCTAAAGAAATTAGTAAAATCTAAGATTCCTTACATAGAAATCGATACGAATGATGATTTGGACCAAGTGGTCGATGAAGTATTAGCAGGTCCTGCTGCTCTCGTTGTAGAGGGACTAGAGGAAGTTATTCTCATTGACACACGTACGTATCCTGTTCGAGGTCCTGAAGAGCCCGACACAGAGCAGGTAATAAGAGGAGCGAAGGATGGATTTGTTGAGACATTAGTAGAAAATGCAGCCCTCACAAGAAGAAGAATTCGCGACCGTACATTTCGAATCGAATATTTACGTGTAGGGCGTCGTTCAAAAACAGATATTTGTTTATCTTATATAGAAGATATTGCAGACCCTAAAATTATCGAAGAACTTCGTACGTCTATTGAAAGTATAGATACTGACGGATTACCGATGGGGGATAAGACAATTGAGGAATTTATTTTTGGACAAAACCTAAATCCTTATCCGTTAGTACGTTACACAGAACGACCTGATGTGGCAGCTAGTCATTTATTTGAGGGACACGTCATTATTATGGTTGACGGTTCTCCAAGTGTCATGATAACTCCTACTACGTTTTGGCACCATTTACAGCATGCAGAAGAGTATCGTCAAAAGCCAATTATCGGTGCATCATTTCGTATGGTTCGTTTTATAGCTGTATGGGCGTCCATTTTTTTAATGCCTTTATGGTATCTTTTAGCGGTTAATGAATGGATGCTACCAGTAGGGCTTGATTATATTGGATTAGCAGAGGAAGGAAGAGTCCCTCTTTATGCGCAATTTCTGATTGCTGAGGTTGGTATAGAGATGCTGAGGATGGCCGCCATTCATACACCTAACGCTCTTGCCACCGCATTAGGTTTAGTGGCTGCTATATTGATTGGTGAGGTGGCAATAAATGTTGGATTATTTTCACCAGAAGTTGTTCTTTATTTAGCTGCAGCAGCTATTGGTTCCTTTGCTACTCCAAGTTATGAAATGAGTCTTGCTAATAGATTTATTAGAGTTCTACTTCTTATTGCAACTGCGATATTTAGTTTAGGTGGATTTGTTATAGGGACAACGGTGTATATTATTTACTTAGCTCGAATGAAAGTGTTTGAAACACCATATTTATGGCCGTTTCTACCATTTTCATATCGTCCCTTCAGAGATGTGCTATTCCGTGCAGCGATGCCTTTAAAAAACAGAAGACCGTCTGCAATCCACCCAACTGATCCAGATCGATAA
- a CDS encoding multidrug effflux MFS transporter, with product MKSEESLNSISSVYLNRTWLIFLLGALTAFGPLTIDMYLPAFPILTSDLQTTSSFTQLSLTACLLGLAVGQLIFGTISDIKGRKKPLIIALTIYTISSLLCTFAPSIYALISLRFIQGLAGAGGIVIARACVRDLYSGPELTKKFALLTLVMGAAPILAPIIGGLLLQFSSWRGIFLTLTTIGFILLVIVLFLLPETLSNENRLQSGIKNTFSTFKGLVRSRPFMGYALTQALITAAMFAYIAGSPFVFQNIFGVSPQMYSLFFACNAAGIIIASQVAGRLAGKVRETVLLRRGLLFAVSGGFLLLTFTLVGAGLLPIFLSLFIAISSVGLINATCFSLALQQQGRNAGSASALIGLLQFTIGGAVAPFVGIGGSETALPMAIAVALCTFGAVVIYLILVRKEQETSLHTQNNGVS from the coding sequence GTGAAAAGTGAAGAAAGTCTAAATTCCATTTCATCTGTCTATTTGAATCGTACATGGTTAATATTTTTGCTTGGAGCTTTAACTGCCTTTGGTCCATTGACTATTGATATGTATTTACCTGCTTTCCCAATCTTAACATCAGATTTACAAACAACTTCATCTTTTACACAGCTAAGTTTAACGGCTTGTCTCCTTGGTCTTGCTGTAGGTCAGTTAATTTTCGGTACGATAAGTGATATAAAAGGGCGGAAAAAACCACTTATTATTGCCTTAACTATATATACTATTTCTTCTTTACTATGTACGTTCGCACCATCTATTTATGCTTTAATCTCTTTACGGTTTATTCAAGGTCTAGCAGGGGCAGGAGGAATTGTTATTGCTCGTGCGTGCGTTCGTGATTTGTATTCAGGACCTGAATTAACGAAGAAATTTGCTCTATTAACCCTTGTAATGGGTGCTGCACCTATACTTGCTCCCATTATAGGTGGGCTATTGTTGCAATTTTCATCATGGAGAGGTATTTTTCTTACTCTGACAACTATCGGTTTTATCTTGCTTGTAATTGTTCTATTTCTTTTGCCAGAAACATTGTCTAATGAAAATCGTTTACAGAGTGGTATAAAAAACACATTTTCGACATTTAAGGGACTTGTAAGAAGTCGTCCTTTTATGGGGTATGCTTTAACGCAAGCCCTTATTACAGCAGCTATGTTTGCATATATTGCGGGTTCTCCTTTTGTGTTTCAAAATATATTTGGGGTTTCACCGCAGATGTATAGCCTGTTTTTTGCTTGTAATGCGGCTGGTATTATTATAGCTAGTCAAGTAGCTGGTCGTTTAGCTGGTAAAGTAAGGGAAACGGTATTACTACGAAGAGGACTCTTGTTTGCTGTGAGTGGAGGCTTTTTGTTACTTACTTTTACATTAGTAGGTGCAGGGTTACTCCCAATTTTTCTTTCATTATTTATTGCTATTTCAAGTGTTGGTCTAATTAATGCGACTTGCTTTTCGTTAGCCTTGCAACAACAAGGTAGAAACGCTGGAAGTGCTTCGGCATTAATAGGATTATTGCAATTCACGATTGGAGGAGCAGTAGCTCCTTTTGTAGGAATAGGTGGAAGTGAAACGGCATTACCGATGGCAATAGCTGTAGCCCTTTGTACTTTCGGGGCAGTGGTTATTTATTTGATACTTGTACGTAAGGAGCAAGAAACGTCATTACACACTCAAAATAATGGTGTGTCCTAA
- a CDS encoding XylR N-terminal domain-containing protein produces MENRQIQTIAEEDGGIYLHGERMVLTSSSIFGLLRKELIENIGMDRMKGFLIRYGWNLGTNDAEKVLEIGLESMEETLKQGPILHMAKGYTKVKRSMFHLEHDTDGSVTSVHVEGAWLNSYEAEEHLRQFGYSASPICHTLVGYASGYYSTISKQPVIFVEVSCKGMGDSECKYVGKTLHDWGHEVTDELKYYENSSIVKELQLTYEKLLEERNNLLKTWKIDKKLTEQIINGYGLQSIADVIFEITDIPIIIEDTNFRELAYSGIKMNEFHEINEDIKEYMKKKQVKSFSNTLSIHSTLHDRLVAPIMLHVKKFGYCSFIYQEKQEEYPEIDMMILERVATVCSLYLLNEKTSFDAVERMKGYFLEQLISEQFTSKKEILKRGSYINLDLDQPFHLVLLSYENIHGNVENDLQLNEELLEETLTFYKGKFNVLIGQRMNKVTILIQTEFLSNEDLSKHLKKYVKRLNKQYPHLLCKVGVSSKASKINRASEYYDEAVSSLRVATSNNKVVLFEELGVVGILVNSENENEIKKKGELLLGPLYQNSNYKKTELIKTLYVFLENGGNLEKTMEELALSMTGLRYRIKKIETLISQELRNPHVSYQLFLTLQALIMLGEITID; encoded by the coding sequence GTGGAGAATAGACAAATTCAAACGATAGCTGAAGAAGATGGAGGGATTTACTTACATGGGGAGCGTATGGTATTAACGTCATCCTCTATTTTCGGTTTATTACGGAAAGAGCTGATTGAGAACATAGGAATGGACCGTATGAAAGGCTTTCTCATTCGGTATGGATGGAATCTTGGTACCAATGATGCGGAGAAAGTACTAGAGATAGGGTTGGAATCGATGGAAGAGACATTGAAACAAGGCCCTATTTTACATATGGCGAAAGGCTATACTAAAGTAAAAAGGTCCATGTTTCATCTTGAGCATGATACAGATGGAAGTGTTACCTCTGTTCACGTAGAAGGAGCATGGCTAAACTCGTATGAGGCAGAAGAACACCTCCGTCAATTTGGTTATTCTGCATCCCCGATATGTCATACGCTTGTCGGGTATGCAAGCGGTTATTATTCAACGATTAGTAAACAACCAGTTATTTTTGTTGAAGTTTCTTGTAAGGGAATGGGAGATAGTGAATGCAAATATGTAGGAAAGACATTACATGATTGGGGCCATGAGGTTACGGATGAACTGAAATATTATGAAAATTCTTCAATAGTTAAAGAGTTGCAATTAACGTATGAGAAACTGTTAGAAGAACGGAATAACTTATTAAAAACATGGAAAATTGACAAAAAATTAACAGAACAAATTATTAATGGCTATGGGTTACAATCAATTGCAGATGTTATTTTTGAAATTACAGATATCCCTATTATTATAGAAGATACAAATTTTCGTGAGTTGGCTTATTCGGGCATTAAAATGAATGAATTTCATGAAATAAATGAAGATATAAAAGAGTATATGAAGAAAAAACAAGTCAAGTCTTTTTCTAACACGCTAAGTATACATAGTACCTTACATGATCGTTTAGTCGCACCAATTATGTTACATGTGAAGAAGTTTGGATATTGTTCTTTTATTTACCAAGAAAAACAAGAAGAATATCCAGAAATTGATATGATGATTTTAGAACGAGTGGCGACTGTTTGTTCACTATATCTTTTGAATGAAAAGACGAGTTTTGACGCAGTAGAAAGGATGAAGGGATATTTTTTAGAGCAGTTAATCAGTGAGCAGTTCACATCAAAGAAAGAAATATTGAAACGTGGTAGTTACATAAACCTTGATTTGGATCAACCATTTCATCTCGTCTTATTATCCTATGAAAATATTCATGGAAATGTAGAAAATGATTTGCAACTAAATGAAGAGCTACTTGAAGAAACTCTAACGTTTTATAAGGGAAAGTTTAATGTCTTAATAGGCCAGCGCATGAATAAGGTGACAATACTAATTCAAACGGAATTTCTAAGTAATGAAGATTTGTCTAAGCACTTGAAGAAATATGTAAAGAGGTTAAATAAACAATATCCTCATTTACTCTGTAAAGTCGGTGTGAGTTCTAAGGCGTCAAAAATCAATAGAGCGTCTGAGTATTATGATGAAGCGGTTTCTTCGTTACGAGTAGCGACAAGTAATAATAAGGTTGTCTTATTTGAGGAACTTGGTGTCGTAGGGATTTTAGTCAATTCAGAAAATGAAAATGAAATAAAAAAGAAAGGGGAACTACTTTTAGGTCCGTTATATCAAAATAGTAATTATAAAAAAACTGAATTGATTAAAACCCTTTATGTGTTTCTAGAAAATGGTGGGAACCTCGAAAAAACAATGGAGGAACTTGCACTATCAATGACAGGATTGAGATATAGAATCAAAAAAATCGAGACATTAATTTCACAAGAGCTTCGAAATCCTCATGTTAGTTATCAGTTGTTTTTGACTTTACAAGCGTTAATTATGCTAGGGGAAATAACGATTGACTAG
- a CDS encoding YueI family protein — protein MSNKVNEILERGIYGTPETLPEERNIFLSTIVERIYLALTKKQVIHKGMYDEAVRFLNNKKDIRLFINGNLSYHLYSNYVKEANKNNVPFTVVNDQNNSPFGLVIASDRTAVNHSDIYIKDDYFHREMNELK, from the coding sequence TTGTCAAACAAAGTAAACGAAATACTTGAAAGAGGAATTTACGGAACTCCTGAAACATTACCAGAGGAGAGAAATATTTTTCTTTCTACTATTGTGGAACGAATCTATCTTGCATTAACGAAAAAACAAGTCATACACAAGGGGATGTATGATGAGGCAGTACGTTTTCTTAATAATAAAAAAGACATTCGACTATTCATCAATGGAAATTTGTCGTACCACCTTTATTCAAATTACGTAAAAGAGGCAAACAAAAACAACGTACCTTTCACCGTTGTAAATGATCAAAACAATTCACCATTTGGTCTTGTTATTGCTAGTGACCGTACGGCTGTTAATCATTCTGATATTTATATAAAAGATGACTACTTTCACCGTGAAATGAATGAGCTAAAATAA
- a CDS encoding M42 family metallopeptidase yields the protein MNQINHNSIIEILKKLVEIPSPSGNTEKVISAVERLLEPLGVEMKRNRKGGLIVTIEGKEKEKQRMLTAHVDTLGAMVKEIKNDGRLKLAMIGGFRWNAVEGEYCEIETSDGSTFTGTIVIHQSSVHVYKDAGEAKRDEKNMEIRLDEQVTTDKEVKELGIEVGDFVSFDPRFQVTESGFVKSRHLDDKASVAILLHLITLIKEHQLTLPYTTHFLISNNEEIGYGGNSNIPEETVEYLAVDMGAIGDGQATTEYCVSICAKDSSGPYNLKLRKNLVDIAKTNQLNYAVDIYPFYGSDASAAIRAGHDIIHGLVGPGIDASHAHERTHFDSLKNTSSLLYHYLLSDIVE from the coding sequence ATGAATCAAATCAATCACAACTCAATCATTGAAATATTAAAAAAATTAGTTGAAATTCCGAGTCCTTCTGGAAACACAGAAAAGGTCATATCGGCTGTAGAAAGATTATTAGAACCGCTAGGCGTTGAAATGAAAAGAAATCGTAAGGGCGGCCTTATTGTTACAATAGAAGGGAAAGAGAAAGAGAAACAAAGAATGTTAACTGCCCATGTAGACACACTGGGAGCGATGGTAAAGGAAATAAAGAATGATGGTCGTTTGAAGCTAGCAATGATAGGTGGATTTCGTTGGAACGCTGTAGAAGGAGAATATTGTGAAATTGAAACGAGTGATGGGAGTACTTTTACAGGAACGATTGTCATTCATCAATCATCAGTCCATGTTTATAAAGATGCAGGAGAAGCAAAACGTGACGAAAAAAATATGGAGATTCGTCTTGATGAGCAAGTGACAACTGACAAAGAAGTGAAAGAGCTTGGGATTGAGGTTGGAGACTTTGTTTCGTTTGATCCTCGTTTTCAAGTAACAGAAAGCGGATTTGTAAAATCAAGGCATCTTGATGATAAAGCTAGTGTCGCAATTTTATTGCATTTAATAACATTAATAAAGGAGCATCAACTGACGCTTCCTTATACAACACACTTTTTGATTTCAAATAATGAGGAAATTGGTTATGGTGGAAATTCAAATATTCCTGAAGAAACTGTTGAATATTTAGCTGTAGACATGGGAGCTATTGGTGATGGTCAAGCAACAACAGAATATTGTGTTTCTATTTGTGCGAAAGATTCTAGTGGACCTTACAATTTAAAGCTGAGAAAGAACCTAGTAGACATTGCAAAGACAAATCAATTAAATTACGCAGTAGATATTTATCCATTCTATGGCTCAGATGCATCAGCGGCAATTCGTGCTGGTCATGATATTATCCATGGATTAGTAGGACCAGGAATTGATGCTTCTCATGCACATGAAAGAACTCATTTTGATTCATTGAAGAATACATCTAGTTTGCTTTATCATTATTTGTTATCTGACATTGTTGAATAA